A window from Trinickia violacea encodes these proteins:
- a CDS encoding PaaI family thioesterase, with product MTDFVDLARSALHAQPFSMLLGTELMHVGTRELALRLTIRDELRQQHGFVHGGVISYLADNALTFAGALALGPRVVTMEYKINYLRPAVNGTLIARAELVYAGRGHATCQCNVFVIDGDKEKLVAIAQGTINRVGDGGEGGESAASRETAPN from the coding sequence ATGACCGATTTCGTAGATCTCGCGCGCAGTGCGCTGCACGCCCAGCCTTTCAGCATGCTGCTCGGCACCGAATTGATGCACGTCGGCACGCGCGAGCTGGCGCTGCGCTTGACGATTCGTGACGAGCTTCGCCAGCAGCACGGCTTCGTGCACGGCGGCGTCATCAGCTATCTCGCCGATAACGCGCTCACCTTCGCAGGGGCGCTGGCGCTCGGTCCGAGGGTGGTCACCATGGAGTACAAGATCAACTACTTGAGGCCCGCCGTGAACGGCACGCTGATCGCGCGCGCCGAGCTGGTCTACGCGGGGCGCGGGCATGCGACCTGCCAATGCAACGTGTTCGTCATCGACGGGGACAAGGAAAAGCTGGTCGCGATCGCGCAGGGGACCATCAATCGCGTGGGGGATGGGGGAGAGGGAGGAGAAAGCGCCGCCTCGCGCGAGACGGCGCCCAACTGA
- a CDS encoding amidohydrolase family protein yields the protein MRIDAHQHFWNPQRGDYGWLTPQLGTLYREFGPADLAPWLERAGVDRTVIVQAAPTVAETRYLLDIARREASVAGVVGWVPLEDPDAPSLIAELASEPKFKGVRPMLQDLPDDNWIANPALAPAIEALIAHDLAFDALIFARHVDALHTFATRFPAVRIVVDHGAKPPIRDGAAGWQPWADGIARLAALPNIHCKLSGLATEAAAGWSEATLAPYVAHLLAHFGPARLMWGSDWPVLNLNGDYLLWHACANALVADLSDGERDAIFGANASAFYRL from the coding sequence ATGCGAATTGACGCCCACCAGCACTTCTGGAATCCGCAGCGCGGCGACTACGGATGGCTCACGCCGCAGCTCGGCACGCTCTACCGCGAGTTCGGTCCTGCCGACCTCGCGCCATGGCTCGAGCGCGCAGGCGTCGATCGCACGGTGATCGTGCAGGCCGCGCCGACGGTGGCCGAAACGCGCTATTTGCTCGATATCGCGCGTCGCGAGGCATCGGTGGCGGGCGTCGTCGGCTGGGTGCCGCTCGAGGACCCGGACGCGCCGTCGCTGATCGCCGAGCTCGCGTCTGAACCCAAATTCAAAGGCGTCCGGCCGATGCTGCAGGACCTGCCCGACGACAACTGGATCGCGAACCCCGCGCTCGCGCCCGCTATCGAAGCGCTCATCGCCCACGACCTCGCTTTCGATGCGCTCATCTTCGCGCGCCACGTCGACGCGCTCCACACGTTCGCGACGCGCTTTCCGGCGGTGCGCATCGTCGTCGATCATGGCGCGAAGCCGCCGATCCGCGACGGCGCTGCAGGCTGGCAACCGTGGGCGGACGGCATCGCACGCCTGGCTGCATTGCCGAACATCCACTGCAAGCTCTCGGGGCTCGCGACCGAAGCCGCCGCGGGCTGGAGCGAAGCGACGCTCGCGCCCTATGTCGCCCATCTTCTCGCCCATTTCGGCCCGGCCCGCCTGATGTGGGGCAGCGACTGGCCGGTGCTCAACCTGAACGGCGACTACCTGCTCTGGCACGCGTGTGCGAACGCGCTCGTCGCCGATCTGTCCGATGGGGAGCGCGACGCGATTTTCGGCGCCAACGCGAGCGCGTTCTATCGCCTGTAA
- a CDS encoding ABC transporter permease, whose translation MKNSVTPALVAGQTLGAARGRAPRIEIARLRDLALVPALVLLLVIGAFVSPSFLTKANLISILGASAALALVVLAESLIVLTGKFDLSLESTVGIAPAIGAMLVMPAASAGFGSEWPTFAGLIAILAVGALIGFINGFLVVRLQLNAFIVTLAMLIVLRGMLVGATKGGTLFDMPPAFFALATTIVLGLPVSVWLAAVAFAIAAFMLRYHRLGRALYAIGGNPQAARAAGIRVERIRWGVFVLGSVLAALGGLIVTGYVGAINANQGNGMIFTVFAAAVIGGISLDGGKGTMLGALTGVLLLGVVQNLLTLAQVPSFWIQAIYGAIILGSLMVARIAGGEGQN comes from the coding sequence ATGAAGAATAGTGTGACCCCCGCGTTGGTTGCGGGCCAGACGTTGGGTGCCGCGCGCGGCCGCGCACCGCGCATCGAGATCGCGCGCTTGCGCGACTTGGCGCTCGTGCCGGCGCTCGTGCTGCTGCTCGTGATCGGCGCATTCGTGAGCCCGAGTTTTCTGACGAAGGCGAATCTGATCAGCATTCTCGGCGCCTCGGCGGCGCTCGCGCTCGTCGTGCTCGCCGAATCGCTGATCGTGCTCACGGGCAAGTTCGATTTGTCGCTCGAATCGACGGTCGGCATCGCGCCTGCGATCGGCGCGATGCTCGTGATGCCGGCAGCGTCCGCCGGATTCGGATCGGAATGGCCCACGTTTGCAGGGCTGATCGCGATTCTCGCGGTCGGCGCGCTGATCGGTTTCATCAACGGCTTTCTGGTCGTCCGGCTGCAGTTGAACGCGTTCATCGTCACGCTCGCGATGCTGATCGTGCTGCGCGGGATGCTGGTGGGCGCAACCAAGGGCGGCACGCTGTTCGACATGCCGCCCGCATTCTTCGCGCTCGCGACGACGATCGTGCTCGGCCTGCCGGTGTCGGTGTGGCTCGCGGCGGTGGCGTTCGCGATCGCCGCGTTCATGCTGCGCTATCACCGGCTCGGCCGCGCGCTCTACGCGATCGGCGGCAACCCGCAGGCCGCACGCGCCGCGGGGATTCGCGTCGAGCGCATCAGGTGGGGCGTGTTCGTGCTCGGCAGCGTGCTGGCCGCGCTCGGCGGGCTGATCGTGACGGGCTACGTCGGCGCGATCAACGCGAACCAGGGCAACGGGATGATCTTCACGGTGTTCGCCGCGGCGGTGATCGGCGGCATTTCGCTCGACGGCGGCAAGGGCACGATGCTCGGCGCGCTGACGGGCGTGCTGCTGCTCGGCGTCGTGCAGAACCTCTTGACGCTCGCGCAAGTGCCGTCGTTCTGGATTCAGGCGATCTACGGCGCAATCATCCTCGGCTCGCTGATGGTGGCGCGCATCGCGGGCGGCGAAGGACAGAACTAG
- a CDS encoding ureidoglycolate lyase has translation MKLLRYGPKGQEKPGLLDADGKIRDLSGVVRDIAGDVLTDAGLGKLRGVDPKSLPLVSGNPRIGACVGNVGKLVCIGLNYADHAAESGLPVPTEPVVFNKWTSAIVGPNDDVEIPRGSKKTDWEVELGVVIGKSCKYVDEAHALDYVAGYCVVNDVSEREWQIERGGQWDKGKGFDTFGPIGPWLVTRDEVADPQQLDLWLEVDGHRYQNGNTRTMVFGVAKLVSYLSQCMSLQPGDVISTGTPPGVGMGVKPNPVYLKPGQTIRLGIQGLGEQQQRTYAAE, from the coding sequence ATGAAACTGCTTCGTTATGGGCCGAAGGGCCAGGAAAAGCCGGGTTTGCTCGATGCTGACGGCAAGATTCGCGACTTGTCGGGTGTCGTGCGCGATATCGCCGGCGATGTGCTGACCGATGCCGGTCTCGGCAAGCTGCGCGGCGTCGATCCGAAATCGCTTCCGCTCGTCTCCGGCAACCCGCGTATCGGCGCGTGCGTGGGCAATGTCGGCAAGCTGGTCTGCATCGGCCTCAATTACGCGGACCACGCGGCGGAATCGGGCTTGCCGGTGCCCACCGAGCCCGTCGTCTTCAACAAGTGGACGAGCGCGATCGTCGGCCCGAACGACGACGTCGAAATTCCGCGCGGCTCGAAGAAGACCGATTGGGAAGTCGAGTTGGGCGTCGTGATCGGCAAGTCCTGCAAGTATGTCGACGAAGCGCATGCGCTCGATTACGTGGCGGGTTACTGCGTCGTCAACGATGTGTCCGAGCGCGAATGGCAAATCGAGCGCGGCGGCCAGTGGGACAAGGGCAAGGGCTTCGACACCTTCGGCCCGATCGGTCCGTGGCTCGTTACGCGCGACGAAGTGGCCGATCCGCAGCAGCTCGACCTGTGGCTCGAGGTGGACGGCCATCGCTACCAGAACGGCAACACGCGCACGATGGTGTTCGGCGTCGCGAAGCTGGTGTCGTATCTGTCGCAATGCATGAGCCTGCAGCCGGGCGACGTGATCTCGACCGGCACGCCGCCGGGCGTCGGCATGGGCGTGAAGCCGAACCCGGTGTACTTGAAGCCGGGCCAGACGATACGCCTCGGCATCCAAGGGCTCGGCGAGCAGCAGCAGCGGACTTATGCGGCGGAATAA
- a CDS encoding UxaA family hydrolase produces the protein MSSERQLHTDVRLILLNPGDNCLIAAARLEAGEAIDIEGEHVTLAKTIELGHKVARHPIEKDAKVLRYGAVIGHVTVRVERGEHLHTHNVESDYLPTYTHDAGHEFVHH, from the coding sequence TTGAGCAGTGAACGTCAACTCCATACCGATGTGCGGCTGATCCTGCTGAATCCGGGCGATAACTGCCTGATCGCAGCGGCGCGGCTCGAAGCGGGCGAGGCGATCGACATCGAAGGCGAGCATGTGACGCTCGCCAAGACGATCGAACTCGGCCACAAAGTCGCGCGCCATCCGATCGAGAAGGACGCCAAGGTGCTGCGCTACGGCGCGGTGATCGGTCACGTGACGGTGCGCGTCGAACGCGGCGAGCACCTGCACACCCACAACGTCGAAAGCGACTACCTGCCGACTTATACGCACGACGCAGGCCACGAATTCGTGCATCACTGA
- a CDS encoding sugar ABC transporter ATP-binding protein — protein MSVPTTPAEQERPPVVEALNVTKRFGSTAALQDVSLRVMPGESHALVGRNGAGKSTLVSILTGLRKPDVGEVRFGGVAAPPIADRDAWRERVACVYQHSTIIRDLTVAENLFVNRQPSRRGVIRGVIDWKGMRRDARALLHHWKIDVREDARAGDLTVEARQLVEIARALSYGARFIILDEPTAQLDGDEIKRLFTRIRELQAEGVTFLFISHHLQEVYDICQAVTVLRDARHIVSAPVSAMPRDKLIEAMTGERGGLAVTDAASRAALAADTPVALEVSKLHGHDYEDVSFNVNRGEVVGLTGATSSGRTSVAEAIAGLRAQQRGEIRVGGDALPPGNVPAALARGVGCVPKDRHHEGLVLTQSIAENASMTIARLMGKFGIVPPAKKHAFGRSAIESLGIVAQGPEQVVSGLSGGNQQKVVMARALANDPNVLVLIDPTAGVDVKSKEALLSVVDRVRDEGKAVLVVSGELDDLRTCDRVLVMFRGRVAAEFPAGWQDNDLIASVEGVSLHEE, from the coding sequence ATGAGCGTGCCGACGACACCAGCCGAGCAGGAACGCCCGCCGGTGGTCGAAGCGCTGAACGTGACGAAGCGCTTCGGCTCGACGGCCGCGCTGCAGGACGTGAGCCTGCGCGTGATGCCGGGCGAGTCGCATGCGCTCGTCGGGCGCAACGGGGCGGGCAAGTCGACGCTGGTGTCGATCCTCACCGGCCTGCGCAAGCCCGATGTCGGCGAGGTGCGCTTCGGCGGCGTCGCCGCGCCGCCGATCGCGGATCGCGACGCGTGGCGTGAGCGCGTCGCGTGTGTCTATCAGCATTCGACGATCATCCGCGACTTGACCGTCGCGGAGAATCTGTTCGTCAACCGGCAGCCGTCGCGGCGCGGCGTCATCCGCGGCGTCATCGACTGGAAGGGGATGCGCCGCGATGCGCGTGCGCTGCTCCACCACTGGAAGATCGACGTGCGCGAGGACGCGCGCGCGGGCGATCTCACGGTGGAGGCGCGGCAGCTTGTCGAGATCGCGCGGGCGCTGTCGTACGGCGCGCGTTTCATCATCCTCGACGAGCCCACCGCCCAGCTCGACGGCGACGAAATCAAGCGGCTCTTCACGCGCATTCGCGAGCTGCAGGCCGAGGGCGTGACGTTTCTCTTCATCTCGCATCATCTGCAAGAGGTCTATGACATCTGCCAGGCGGTGACCGTGCTGCGCGACGCGCGGCACATCGTCAGCGCGCCGGTCAGCGCCATGCCGCGCGACAAGCTGATCGAAGCGATGACGGGCGAGCGCGGCGGGCTGGCCGTCACCGATGCGGCGTCGCGCGCGGCGCTGGCCGCCGATACGCCGGTCGCGCTGGAAGTCTCGAAGCTCCACGGCCACGATTACGAAGACGTGTCGTTCAACGTGAACCGTGGCGAAGTCGTCGGTCTCACGGGGGCGACGAGCAGCGGGCGCACGAGCGTCGCCGAAGCGATCGCGGGCCTGCGCGCCCAGCAGCGCGGCGAGATCCGCGTCGGCGGCGACGCGCTGCCGCCCGGCAACGTGCCCGCGGCGCTCGCACGCGGCGTCGGCTGCGTGCCGAAGGATCGCCATCACGAAGGGCTCGTGTTGACGCAATCGATCGCGGAGAACGCGTCGATGACGATTGCGCGTCTCATGGGCAAGTTCGGCATCGTGCCGCCTGCGAAAAAGCACGCGTTCGGCCGTAGCGCGATCGAGTCGCTCGGCATCGTCGCGCAAGGGCCCGAGCAGGTCGTGTCGGGTCTTTCAGGCGGCAATCAGCAGAAGGTCGTGATGGCGCGCGCGCTCGCGAACGATCCGAACGTGCTGGTGCTCATCGACCCGACCGCCGGCGTCGACGTCAAATCGAAAGAAGCGCTGCTGTCGGTCGTCGATCGCGTGCGCGACGAGGGCAAGGCGGTGCTCGTCGTGTCCGGCGAGCTCGACGACTTGCGTACCTGCGATCGCGTCCTCGTGATGTTCCGCGGACGCGTCGCCGCCGAATTCCCTGCGGGTTGGCAAGACAACGACCTGATCGCATCCGTCGAAGGAGTCAGTCTCCATGAAGAATAG
- a CDS encoding SDR family oxidoreductase, translating to MVQRLAGKTALITAAAQGIGLATAEAFAREGARVIATDIRIDGLANRPFEVRKLDVRDGAAIKALAAEVGAIDVLFNCAGFVHAGSILEASEEDWDFAFDLNVKAMFRMIRAFLPAMLEKGGGSIINISSAASSIKGVPNRCVYGASKAAVIGLTKAVAADFITRGIRCNAICPGTVESPSLEDRIAAQAKAQGATIEAVRAAFVARQPMGRVGKADEIAALALYLASDESAFTTGHAHVIDGGWSN from the coding sequence ATGGTACAAAGACTGGCCGGGAAGACGGCCTTGATTACCGCCGCCGCGCAAGGCATTGGCCTCGCGACGGCCGAAGCGTTCGCGCGCGAGGGTGCGCGTGTGATCGCCACCGATATCCGCATCGACGGCCTCGCCAACCGCCCGTTTGAAGTCCGCAAGCTCGACGTGCGCGACGGCGCGGCGATCAAGGCGCTCGCCGCCGAAGTCGGCGCGATCGACGTGCTGTTCAACTGCGCCGGCTTCGTGCACGCGGGCTCGATTCTGGAGGCGAGCGAGGAGGATTGGGACTTCGCGTTCGATCTGAACGTGAAGGCGATGTTCAGGATGATCCGCGCATTCCTGCCGGCGATGCTGGAAAAGGGCGGCGGGTCGATCATCAACATTTCGTCGGCGGCGTCGAGCATCAAGGGCGTGCCGAACCGCTGCGTGTACGGCGCATCGAAGGCGGCGGTGATCGGTTTGACGAAGGCGGTCGCGGCCGACTTCATTACGCGCGGCATCCGCTGCAATGCGATTTGCCCGGGCACGGTCGAGTCGCCGTCGCTGGAGGATCGCATCGCCGCGCAGGCGAAAGCGCAGGGCGCGACGATCGAGGCCGTGCGCGCCGCGTTTGTCGCGCGTCAGCCGATGGGGCGCGTGGGCAAGGCGGATGAGATTGCCGCATTGGCGTTATATTTGGCGTCGGACGAGTCGGCGTTCACCACCGGGCACGCGCATGTGATCGATGGCGGCTGGTCGAACTGA
- a CDS encoding aldo/keto reductase, with the protein MTDAVQSNVTQRRKIGVRDLAVTGLSLGTAPLGGLYRDLSDDDAHATIDAAWRAGVRYFDTAPHYGNTLAEHRLGHALRHYPRDQYVLSTKVGRRFVPRKTPFDAAHNPEGWQNPLPFEAIYDYTYDGILRSFEDSQQRLGIVEIDILLIHDIGRVTHGERNAHYWNQLMQGGGFRALDELRGSGAVKAVGLGVNEGAAILEAMDAFDIDCALLAGRYTLLEQTTLADLLPACEKRGVSILLGGAFNSGILARGVEGDLKFNYGAAPPDIIDRVARIERVCKAHNVPIAAAALQFPYAHPAVATVLTGARSADELRENVASFSRPIPPTLWSELREQGLLDASAPVPSS; encoded by the coding sequence ATGACCGATGCCGTTCAATCGAACGTGACGCAACGCCGCAAAATCGGCGTGCGCGACCTCGCAGTCACGGGGCTGTCGCTCGGCACGGCGCCGCTTGGCGGGCTGTATCGCGATTTGTCCGACGACGACGCGCACGCGACGATCGACGCCGCGTGGCGCGCGGGCGTTCGCTATTTCGATACCGCGCCGCACTACGGCAATACGCTCGCCGAGCATCGGCTCGGCCATGCGCTGCGGCACTATCCACGTGACCAATACGTGCTGTCGACGAAAGTCGGAAGGCGCTTCGTGCCGCGCAAGACGCCCTTTGACGCCGCGCACAACCCCGAAGGCTGGCAAAACCCGCTGCCGTTCGAAGCGATCTACGACTACACCTACGACGGCATCCTGCGTTCGTTCGAAGACAGCCAGCAGCGGCTCGGCATCGTCGAAATCGACATCCTGCTGATCCACGACATCGGCCGCGTGACGCATGGCGAGCGCAACGCGCATTACTGGAATCAATTGATGCAGGGTGGCGGTTTCCGGGCGCTGGACGAATTGCGCGGATCGGGCGCGGTGAAAGCGGTCGGACTCGGCGTGAACGAAGGCGCGGCGATCCTCGAAGCGATGGATGCGTTCGACATCGACTGCGCGTTGCTTGCCGGCCGCTACACGCTGCTCGAGCAAACGACGCTCGCCGATCTGCTGCCCGCTTGCGAAAAGCGCGGCGTCAGCATCCTGCTTGGCGGCGCGTTCAATTCGGGCATCCTCGCGCGCGGCGTCGAAGGCGATCTCAAGTTCAACTACGGCGCGGCGCCGCCTGACATCATCGATCGCGTGGCGCGTATCGAGCGTGTCTGCAAGGCACACAACGTGCCGATCGCGGCGGCTGCATTGCAGTTTCCTTACGCGCATCCGGCGGTCGCGACCGTGCTGACCGGCGCGCGCAGCGCGGACGAATTACGCGAAAACGTCGCGTCGTTCTCGCGGCCGATTCCGCCGACGCTGTGGTCCGAGTTGCGTGAGCAAGGTCTGCTCGATGCCTCCGCGCCGGTGCCAAGCTCATAG
- a CDS encoding methyl-accepting chemotaxis protein: MFSKIKLASGLLSVLAAFCLLQLVTAGLGFWSLTTTHSDVGDLANVALKQVDAVNETTQHLMDARINLSRAGTRMVRGGTEPTDIVQHARDQLALADQSFAKFSSVTKTSDENSARAAALAEKYQKLHTALGELVQYLDAGNVQAFLDQPTQSFQDAYLAEQHNFSQFGDAASQASIDSIDARLAVFRTVSIVILVALLAGTVAVYVALKRGVVAPLEEAGRHFDRIALGRLNQPITQRGTNEIGHLFDGLARMQASVARTVKTVRDAADSIHLGADEIATGNADLSARTESQAASLEETASSMEELTATVRQNADHARSANALADDALEATSRGSGVVDGVVQKMRAIAQSSDRIAEIITVIDGIAFQTNILALNAAVEAARAGEQGRGFAVVAGEVRGLAQRSAQSAKEIKALISESVAQIEGGSELVERAGEAMQNVSTSISRVAQMMSEISASSLEQSTGIEQVNQAVVQMDQMTQQNAALVEEAAAAASSLHDQTRQLKEAVSVFEISNTVLGEARFLANGIEPAGLAQAAY; the protein is encoded by the coding sequence ATGTTCAGCAAGATCAAACTCGCTTCCGGCCTGCTGTCTGTGTTGGCCGCATTCTGTCTGCTTCAGCTCGTCACAGCGGGTTTGGGTTTCTGGTCGCTGACGACCACGCACAGCGACGTGGGCGATCTGGCTAACGTCGCACTGAAGCAGGTCGATGCGGTCAACGAGACGACCCAGCATCTGATGGACGCGCGCATCAACCTGTCGCGCGCCGGCACGCGCATGGTACGCGGCGGCACCGAGCCCACCGACATCGTGCAGCACGCACGCGACCAGCTCGCGCTCGCCGACCAATCGTTCGCGAAGTTCAGCAGCGTAACGAAGACCAGCGACGAAAACAGCGCCCGCGCCGCGGCGCTCGCGGAGAAGTATCAGAAGCTGCACACGGCGCTGGGCGAGCTGGTGCAGTACCTCGACGCCGGCAACGTGCAGGCGTTCCTCGATCAGCCGACGCAGTCGTTCCAGGACGCCTATCTCGCCGAGCAGCACAACTTCTCGCAGTTCGGCGATGCGGCGAGCCAGGCGTCGATCGATTCGATCGATGCGCGTCTCGCGGTATTCCGCACGGTGAGCATCGTGATTCTCGTCGCGCTGTTGGCGGGCACGGTCGCCGTGTATGTCGCGTTGAAGCGAGGCGTCGTCGCGCCGCTCGAAGAGGCCGGCCGCCATTTCGACCGGATCGCGCTTGGCCGGCTCAACCAGCCGATCACGCAGCGCGGCACCAACGAGATCGGCCACCTGTTCGACGGGCTCGCGCGGATGCAGGCGAGCGTCGCGCGCACCGTGAAGACCGTGCGCGACGCGGCCGACTCGATCCACCTCGGCGCCGATGAAATCGCCACCGGCAACGCGGATTTGTCGGCCCGGACCGAGAGCCAGGCCGCGTCGCTCGAAGAAACGGCGTCGAGCATGGAGGAGCTGACCGCGACCGTGCGCCAGAACGCCGATCACGCGCGCTCCGCGAACGCGCTTGCCGACGACGCACTCGAGGCGACCTCGCGCGGGAGCGGCGTCGTCGACGGCGTCGTGCAGAAGATGCGCGCGATCGCGCAAAGCTCGGACCGTATCGCCGAAATCATCACGGTGATCGACGGCATCGCATTCCAGACCAACATCCTCGCGCTGAACGCGGCGGTCGAGGCGGCGCGCGCGGGCGAGCAGGGGCGCGGCTTCGCGGTCGTCGCGGGCGAAGTGCGCGGTCTCGCGCAGCGCAGCGCGCAGTCGGCCAAGGAGATCAAGGCGCTGATCAGCGAATCGGTCGCGCAAATCGAAGGCGGCTCGGAGCTCGTCGAGCGCGCGGGCGAGGCGATGCAGAACGTGTCGACGTCGATTTCGCGTGTCGCGCAGATGATGTCGGAGATCAGCGCGTCGTCGCTCGAACAGAGCACCGGGATCGAGCAGGTCAATCAGGCGGTCGTGCAGATGGATCAGATGACGCAGCAGAACGCGGCGCTAGTCGAGGAAGCGGCGGCTGCGGCTTCGTCGCTGCACGATCAGACGCGGCAGTTGAAGGAGGCCGTTTCGGTGTTCGAGATTTCGAACACGGTGCTGGGCGAAGCGCGGTTCTTGGCCAACGGCATCGAACCGGCAGGCTTGGCGCAGGCGGCGTACTGA
- a CDS encoding UxaA family hydrolase, producing MTASTQAPTNANSVQPALRGYLRGDGRKGIRNVVAVAYLVECAHHVAREIVAEFRESLDAFDDPLALDAEREPPVHLIGFPGCYPNEYAEKMMQQLTTHPNVGAVLFVSLGCESMNKHYLADVVRESGRPVEVLTIQEKGGTRSTIQYGVDWVKKARVQLAAQEKVPMALGELVIGTICGGSDGTSGITANPAVGRAFDHLIDAGATCIFEETGELVGCEYHMKSRAARPDLGDAIVQCVSKAARYYSILGHGSFAVGNADGGLTTQEEKSLGAYAKSGASPIVGIVKPGDVPPTGGLYLLDVVPDGEPRFGFPNISDNAEIGELIACGAHLILFTTGRGSVVGSAISPVIKVCANPATYRNLSGDMDVDAGRILEGRATLDEVGREVFDQTLAVAAGGASKSEALGHQEFILTYKSFEPVGPACLPSSAAAHAQRVVEITSH from the coding sequence ATGACTGCTTCTACTCAAGCTCCAACGAACGCCAACTCGGTGCAGCCCGCGCTGCGCGGCTACTTGCGCGGCGACGGCCGCAAGGGCATTCGCAATGTCGTTGCGGTGGCGTATCTAGTCGAATGCGCGCATCACGTCGCGCGCGAGATCGTCGCCGAGTTTCGCGAGTCGCTCGACGCGTTCGATGATCCCCTGGCGCTGGATGCAGAACGCGAGCCGCCGGTGCACCTGATCGGCTTTCCGGGCTGTTATCCGAACGAGTACGCGGAAAAGATGATGCAGCAGCTGACGACGCATCCGAACGTCGGCGCAGTGCTGTTCGTGTCGCTCGGCTGCGAGAGCATGAACAAGCACTATCTGGCCGACGTCGTGCGCGAAAGCGGCCGGCCGGTCGAGGTGCTGACGATTCAGGAGAAGGGCGGCACGCGCAGCACGATTCAATACGGCGTCGATTGGGTGAAGAAGGCGCGCGTGCAGCTGGCCGCGCAGGAGAAGGTGCCGATGGCGCTCGGCGAGCTCGTGATCGGCACGATCTGCGGCGGCTCGGACGGCACGAGCGGCATCACCGCCAACCCGGCCGTTGGCCGCGCGTTCGATCATCTAATCGACGCGGGCGCGACCTGCATCTTCGAGGAAACGGGCGAACTGGTCGGCTGCGAATACCACATGAAGAGCCGCGCGGCGCGGCCCGATTTGGGCGATGCGATCGTGCAATGCGTGAGCAAGGCGGCGCGCTATTACTCGATCCTCGGCCACGGCAGCTTCGCGGTCGGCAACGCGGACGGCGGGCTCACGACGCAGGAGGAAAAATCGCTCGGCGCGTATGCGAAGAGCGGGGCGTCGCCGATCGTCGGCATCGTGAAACCCGGCGACGTGCCGCCGACGGGCGGCCTCTATCTGCTCGACGTCGTCCCCGACGGCGAGCCGCGCTTCGGCTTTCCGAACATTAGCGACAACGCCGAGATCGGCGAGCTGATCGCGTGCGGCGCGCATCTGATTCTGTTTACGACGGGGCGCGGCTCGGTGGTGGGCTCGGCGATCTCGCCCGTCATCAAGGTGTGCGCGAATCCGGCGACGTACCGCAACTTGTCGGGCGACATGGATGTCGACGCGGGCCGCATTCTCGAAGGCCGCGCGACGCTCGACGAAGTCGGCCGCGAAGTGTTCGACCAGACGCTTGCGGTGGCGGCGGGCGGCGCGTCGAAATCGGAAGCGCTCGGCCACCAGGAATTCATCCTCACCTACAAGTCGTTCGAGCCGGTCGGACCGGCGTGCCTGCCGTCGAGCGCGGCGGCGCACGCGCAGCGCGTCGTGGAGATAACATCGCATTGA